The DNA region tactgtaattattttctgtataaaaattaaatttggtgttcaaaaagtcttttttcaaacttgagtcttgaaaaagagggggtcgtcttataatcagggtcgtcttatattcgggccaatacggtaataAAAACCAACCTAACTTAAGTTGAAAAAAGTCAGGTAAAAATTTAAGAAAATGCAGTGAACGGAGCACAACTGCAGTAATATATCTTATATGAACAATATCAACACTGTCAAAAAAACACAGTAGGCTTTCTGTGAGGAAATTACTCATTGGTGACATTTTAGACACCATTTGCCAGAAcctttttaaattgtgtttccCCCCTTGttaatttctgttttaaataaacatgaaaattaaTCACAGTGATTCATTTTAGCTGTTGCGTCATCAATTTCCTGGCTGTCTTACTTCGAGTCAACTTGTGAAATTTGATTTAGCCAGCTAGTTCACGTTGAAATTATTACGATGAACCTACAGCAACTGTTCAGCAACATTCATAACTGAGGATAAAACAGCAAGAGTAACCTGGGCTCTGTGCAATTAATGGGTCCAGGCATGAAAATGACAGAGTTCAAAGTACTTTTTCCATGATTGTCTGGATCCTTGAGACGAATTGGCCTTTGCTGTCTTTGGCACTTCTCTGATGTTCCCATTTGAAAACCTTAACTTCCTTTCATTCTTCCTTTCCCATTTTTTTGTTATGTGTTTCTCAGTGTCTGTTTAGAAATCAGGATTTACTACATCTTTCAAtaaagtttcattttaaaataaatactaaTGAAGCGATGCCAAGTGCTCTGGTTGCACATGTTTTGACCGTCTGTTTTTGGTCCTTTCATACTTTCCAGACTTACAAATGGGTGGGAAACATCCACATATTTGTATTGCCGTGTTGTGAATGACCTGTAGATGTGTTTTTACACTTCCCTGcatcatctacaggtatcgccaccttcatagctgtatgctgaccagCTGACCtgcgaccccgctgacccatttaACTGCTGTACCAGCAGTTTTGTTATATTCCCCATGTTGATCTGTAGGCAAAAATCAACAGAACTTTTCAATGCGGTAATCCAGGTGCTGCAAAGAAGCATGACTCAAAGTCCTGAGTCCTTACATACTGCAGTCAATTTGCCGAGCAGTCCAAGCTCTCAGTGGTGGTCCACTGCCGCATACTCCAGCTTGTTTCCCAACAAGGTGGGCTGGATAGTGGAGGAATAACAGAGCAATGTGTGCAGGAGGTAAATCATGGCAAACCACAGTAGGTGCCTTGAAGAAGTCACCAGAGGGGCACAGGTGGATGAGCATCAAATCTGTCCTGAGTAATGTTGTCATTTGGGCATCCTTCATATTTAAATTCCAACCTTCTGTCTGTGCAGAACATGTGATGCTGTGTTTCATGGGATCACGGGtctttattaaaaaacaaaaattaaatatcGTGCTTTAATTGCCATAATACGCATTGTGGATGTAACAAAGTTCAAACTAACTTCTCTACAAACAGAGTAAACATAAAGTGTCCTCATTTAGCCTTCACGTCACTCATGATCAGAGAGATCCTGTATCAGTTTTAAAATTGGCCATTGAAAGTGCAGTAAGTTGTAAAGGTTTTAGTACATTTGGTGCCAACGCTATTGAAGACAGCGAGGATATTCCTATGCACTCTGCAATGTATCGTTAATACATAGCATCGTAATGTGACCAATTTCTTTTTGCAAAAGAGCTTGTGCTTTTCTGCTGATCTAAGTTATTACACTGGATTTTATGCTCATGTATATATCGACTTGCGATAGCTTACACCATGTTCCTTTAGCACATATTTTCTTTTGGTCTCGTAAAAACGTTAAGAAAACCtaaaattttaaattaaaaaaaaaaagtttgttcttaaaatcctttaaaatgacaaagtgATCTGACAATTTTCTTGgcgtcagcttctccagctcctgccaTCATTAACCAATCAGAGATTAGCTTAAACCCGCGcacttttaaatttaaaaatatatcgTAATGAGGCGTTTTTAGTTCAGAATGAAAAGGTACAAGTATAAGAATGGCAAGAGGAGGCATTGTTCGGTTATTTAACCTGAGATGATGATACACTGCTCACTATTATGAGTATTGTACCAGTACCTGTACTggttttctatttatttaaatctgaataaaaACCCTAGGTAGGCTATGtaatattaaaattaaaaaactaaaagaaaCATAAAGCAAAAATTAGaactgaaaaaagtgttactttgCATATACATAATTTCTTATAAATACTCTCTACAATAATACACCACAAATACACTCAATcataaaaacaatgtcattataattttatgtattttttttaaacattaagaCATTCTCGGGTTCACGatgaaattttgtgtgaaaaCGTTTTTATTAGGCTTCGTTTCATCAATCATGTTAAAAGTACAGCATTAACTTATGACGTGACATACattttttggatttttacaGGAGGTCTTGGCAACTGACAGTTTTTACAATtcttgtaatttaaaaaaaaaaactttgggGTTTACAATACTTTTCCTGTAGGGATTTTacagttttaatatttattttacgttcttttttacaattttttttactgCGTGTATACGTATATTTCCCCCGTAATAtgatttttcctctctgttaCGACAAAGCCCTTAATTAAGGTTTATCTCTTTTGTGAAAGCGCACTTTAATAAACCCAACAAAAATAGGCTTAAATACTTTAATCTATGCATTTTTGTCTACTCACAATCACTCCAACTCACTATGATCCACAGTGAATATAATAAACTTataagaatttaaatgaatatataAACTATATATCGAGCAAATATATAAATTTGTTCCAGCCTTTATCAGAATAACCTGGCTGGATTTTAGCATCTTTGTGCCGTTAAAACGTTAGTAAAATATTTACTAAACCGTCCACTAGGACCAAGTGAggtatgtaaaataaaaatgtaagaaTTTTAGTTACTTATTGAAAGGTTTGTAAACGCCGCTAATGTGCCGCCTGCGACTGAAAACAGTCCTGCCACAACTTGCGTTATCTGCGCGGTgggttgtgggtgtgtgagcgtcgAAGTAAAATGGCGGACTTGGCAAACGAAGGTGAGTAAGAGGTAGCATAAGACAAACAGTTTGACTGCTCCGCTGTTGGAAACGCTCTTCATATGACGCCTGCACCCTAACGGACTGGAATTAAGATGCGTGGTCGCATGTAAACAAGGCGTTCGGGTCAAATTGAGCTGCGCGGCGGTCGCATAACTGCAACATTAGCAAACATGCTAACAATGCTACCAACCGGGCTGTGTGTAATAACTGGAATCTGCCTATCTGACCGTTAGCCTATTTCCACCATCAACGCTCGCACTTCTATTTATAGGCAGTATGTTTTGCCATTTCTGGTTAGCAAATGTCTATTCTAAGAGAGAATTAACGCATTAACGAGGCGCTACGCCTTGTTTGCGGCGCAGCTAACGTAGGGATGAGTACGGCATTGGTTTGCACTGTGTTTTATTTCGGATCGATACATCAAGACATTGGCTGATCTTAATGTAGACATGCAGTTGCAGGATTTCTTGGCGTTGGTTTAGGCGCGTAGACCAATGCTAGCCCAAGAGGCATCCTTAAAACGGCCGCTTCTTTTTTAACTCTGCTTGTACTTTTTTGCCTTCATGGTGACCAATTCACTAAGTGATAGTTAAGTGGCATTTCTGGTGTCGTTGCTTGTTGAGTGAAATGACTCATGAGAGCTGCAGCACGTTAGCATGCTAAGTCCCCACAGTTAGCGTGTCTACGTGCAGGACTTTGAGGAACAACCGGTGGCTCCGGCTAGTTGCTGGAAACGTCTCTGTGCTGTGTACGGTAGCCCGCTATTATAAAAGAGTGACGTCCTGGTTTGCTTTAAACTCTTCGATGGATATTAGTATAACACTTGGGAATTCTTGCACCACTTATCTTGGAGAACTGTTTACAACGTGCACATGTTAGGTATTATATAGGTCACATCCCAGTTTTAGTCTCTCCCTGCACGTTTAGCTAGTATTAGCACTGATGGGTAGAGTTAAAAATTATTCTTGTCGCTTTAGTTTCCATTTCCCGACGATGTGCGGGGATTGTTACCGCATGCATTTTTGTGTACCGACGACACCTGCCCGGTGTAATGGCCCTAATCCAGACGGAGGAAAACCTTTGTCTGTCTGCATGATAGGATTACACGTTTGTCAGACGACGCTGTGCAGGTAGCGGCTTTAACCTGGAGGTGAAGCCATGTGGATTCTGGCGCGGCTTTTCTTGATCGATCATGACAGGTTAATGACACAACCCCATCACCGGTTCATTGTTGAATAGCTGCTATTCCCGCACATGCAAACAGCTGATTGTCTGTAGGATGGTGCATTACAGTattgtgtgttatgtgtgtctATTCTGCATACGTTCGTCTTGTAACCTCGGAAAAGCTTGTTAGACTTGATTTAGGCTGGTGCTTGAATGACTAGCCCACGTCTCCTTTTAACAGACAAGCCTGCCATAGctcctcctgtgtttgttttccaaaaaGATAAAGCTCAGAAGGTAAGTGTTTCCTGTATTTTTCAATtcgattaaaacaaaaatgtataTGAATTTGTATGAACAGGAGTGAGTATCTGCACGGTTGATATTGTCAGTGGAACACATTGTGTTGATACTTCTGTGATTGCACTGAGACACATGAGGGACGTTTTAGTATCTGCAACATTCAAACACCTTCTTCAAAGCTCCTTTCTAACTATGCTTTATTATCCACGACTCGATTACTAATGTTTGgtctttgtgggtttttttttagcgaTCTGCAGATGGTTCAAGTCCAGAAGACGGAGAAGGTAAACCTCCTATCCAAAATTCTCATTGTAGTTACAGTGGTTTGTCTCAAATTGGTTTAATCTACAATAGGCTCTTTAATTTTAGATTCTGATAAAGATGAGGGAAGCTATTGCCCCCCTGTGAAAAGGGAACGGACCTCTTCATTTCCACCCCCACATTCAGGTAAGCTTATCTTCACGAAGCGGAGAATTTTGAACTTGTCTCAGCTGCACACTTTCTTTTGTAAAGTGTTCATTTGCTGCTTTCCAGTTCCCAAGAACAATGTATTCATGCCCTCAAGTTTCTGCCAGTCTCCAACCGGGAACTCTGACTCTGAGCCGGGTGAGATGCCTTTGATCACTGAAACTGCAAGACTTTTTACTGCTTTTAAGTCCAGACATAAATGAATGATTAAGCTCAGTCTTAGAACTGTACAAGGATGAAATGGTTCATCGCTGCTGTATTCGTGGATTTATTTCACGAGGTGTGCAGTTGTGGGtcactttcatttgttttcaccaGGGTGACGTCCTGTTGGTATAATTGGAGCAAGTCTGATGAAAATGTATAACTATAGAATGTCTTAAAAAGTGGACGATTGTGAGATTTCCGCGTTCAgattttatcatccatcttcattttttagtttttcttccTATGAGTGCATCGGGGTGTGAGTTTTAATAGAATAGATAGTGTTTCCTAACAGTCATCTTTTTCTTTAGATGCAAAACTATCACATGATGCTACTTTTACAGAAATATGCAGAACCAGTGAATGTTGTCCTGAAACAATATGTTGTATCCCTTTTATTTCTGActtaaacaaaatacaaactgTCTTTACTGAAGTGTAAACCTGCTGTTCTTATTCATTAAGCTCAGGCTtgggtttttatgtttttgtatATAAAAAAGGATAGGTCCCtggatttttaaatgttattcaCACGAGAGTCTTAAGGAAGTGAAAGTGGATGAAGTTTTTAGTCCTTCAGTGTTTAAGCAATGATTAAGGTCAGGTTGATAAAGCCATGGAGAGCGCGTGATAGAAATAGACTAGATGCCGCACGTCCAACAGGAGTTTGGTAATGACTTTTGAGGTACAACGAGATGGGGATAGTATGAGGCCTATGCTATATTTATGTTGAAACAGAATAAATAGTGCTCTTTACCTCTAAGAGAGCCTTCAGGGCAATATTTACCCAATGTTGTGCTTTGTCTTACCAGAGGAGAAGCCCGTTGGCTTCCGTTTAAAGCCTCCGACGCTCATACATGGACAGGCACCTAGTTCAGGTTGGTATTTACTGTTAGTCTCTTTTAAATGAGACTTTATTTAAGTACGCCCTTCACTCCCTCCTGTTGAGATCATATAGTTCACTATTGATTTCTGTTTCAGGCATCCCAAGTCAGAAACCCAAGGAGCAGCAACGCAGTGTCCTCCGCCCAGCAGTTCTCCAGGCGCCGCCTTTGAAATTACATTTAGAGACGAGTAAGCGTCACTCGGTGGCACCCAATGTTATTGAGTAGCACCTGATTGTGGTCAGATTTTAGATTTAACGATGCTGCTGTTTTGGTGCTCTCTGTTCATTTAGACTCCAGTTGTGGAACCAACGGTGTAAAAAAGTCTTCAGATGAAATGGCTGGGTCCCAGTCCTTGTTCATGAACAACACAGAGCACTCTACCTTCTCAGCAAATTCACTTGTAAGAAAAGGAGGAATCAGCTGatttatcttaaaaaaaaatcattcgcTGCCAGTTTGGCTCACCTATGAAAGCGtccaaaaatatatttatttcaatttataGTTATCTACATAATAAATTGGGGTTGTACTTGTAGTTCTATAAAGTAATGAAGATATAAAAAACCCTAAAACAAATGGAGTTGTCAAAAATTTGTATAGAAAATGTGCGTTTCTACTTTAAACAGTGTTCATTGTAAAGTCGGGCACAGAAATGACGCTGGTGCCTTTTTGCTTCTattacagacacacaaaaatgaagatgatgaaTCAAGTGGTAACcaagaagagagaggggagaagacgGATGTAGCAGTATCGTTTGTTTTTGGCCAGAATATCAAAGACAGAGCCAAGGTGGGCTGCGTTACACCTGATCTTCTAACTTAAATGCTGGGGGAGCTGAGGAGGGCTCGGCCCGGGTTCTGGTCTGAATCTTGTTGAAGTTTAACAagttactgtattttcacgaccataaggcgcactgtaataaaacgagcagtctcagttacaggtgctatatctttatttaaaacatacataaggcgcaccgtattattaggcgcatgctgaaacatacagtaaaaaatgacaacggaagtaaaacggtgagtttcaGCAcatttattggacaaaatattcattcttccgccacaaaaccatcaaagttttcaccTTCTTTATCTGATTAAACAGCTGCTCtttttcaatgtccaacatccggaattcctcttcttcatcatgccggcttttgtgagagctcttccaatacatgaagacggtatcatagcccatgcgtctacaatccacccgcatatggtggcataacttgcccgccgctgcctcatagtctttgtgaaggagtgttcccTTTCGTCATCCAGAGCTCTGTCCGTTTtcccgtggcagccgagaaccacggtgaacgacgacttctcgtgccctgttgtgcgtatcgccaccgtgctggtccctttttctccactttatgggtcaaagggatgtcaaaagtcagagggatctcatccatgttggtgatgtggttgggcgcggttatcttgttgcggcagtaggtgcggaagatggccgccctctcctggtaatccgcgggcaaccgctgcgcaacagttgtcctcgcgcgtatggagagatgccgcctcctcatgaagcgaaaacaccaagacggacctcttTGGAAGTcttcaatgtccatttcttcagcaatcgctttggccttttgttggatggtgacagtagagacggcccttccagttgttcgctgttccacaaccaactgttccactcggtcttccagcccGGGCcgccttgctttgttcccgcggaaactcagctttgtcttcctcactttgcacagttcactttcttgttttctccactttctgaccatggactcatttccattaaaatgtcttgcagctgctcgagtgccattttcagccgcatattcgatggcctgcagtttaatgtaAGCCTCATAggcgtgtcgcttgaccggcgccattttagggggtccttgcgcggaggtgtgccgctaatcgatgggtggagcgtttactgtagtgcacgtggcagattttggaactcagtccacacacaaggcgcaccgtcaatttttgagaaaatctcagtgttttaggtgtgccttatagtcgtgaaaatacggtacttctAATCTGCATTTTGCTGGATTACAAAATGGCTGAGGAGATGCGTTGAAAATGTGTAGAAGTAATTTTCATCTGCACAGCTTTCTTGCATTGCACTCTAGTAAAGTAGCATAAATGAACAGAAAGCAGGAAGTCTCTGTACTTGTGTAGAGACATGCTGGAGTTGGGGTCAGTCATAACCAGAGGGGAGTTGCAGTGCCTGCGCTTGAAGCCATGTTGTTTTCTGGTGGTGAAAAATGGTGCCACGAAGCAGGAAATTTCATCATTTGAGTGTGTGagttctttaaaaatgagtTGTTTTTCAactttctttttccccctctaggTGGAAGAGAACAATACAGAGGACAAGTCAAAGGACAACGTGCCACTGGACTCTCAATCAGAGTGCACTAATTATTTCTTACAGTACATCTCTACCCCAAGGTGATAGAAATAAAGCTTTTTGTCTTTTAGCAACATGTTTACATGGTTAActtcttttgctgttttttttccctttttgctcttttccttTTAGTTCAAAAAATGCCACAAACAGTACAGACAGTGGGGCAAAATTTGTTTTTGGGCAGAATATGTCTGAGCGAGTCCTGGTGAGTTAATGCTGTTTCAGTAGTGCATTGTCTGTCCGCCACGCGTTGTTAAAGCTACGAGCAGGTTCCAAATttagctcttttttccccccaccccaGAGTCCTCCGAAGGCCGAATCACAGagtgaagaaaataaagaagttTTACCTGCCCCTGCTTCAGAACCCTCATCGCAGGAAGCCACCCCAGAGAAGGGTAATCGCACAGAAGCAGGTGGTTTTAAGACTGACTGCTATTCCTGCTATTGCTATACCCACAGCATACTGCTAAGCCCAACAAATGGTTAAACAGTTACGATACAGCACTTTTCAACACCTGAAGCGAGCGCGTAAAGTCGGTGTGTGTATTGCTGTGTAGCATAGAATATCACAAGCATGCATGTATGGAATGTTATGAAAAATATAATCATGGGTtgagttttatttattattctacTAACAAGAAGGCATAAGTAAATGTGAAGCTTTTCTTGTGTGTCGTCGCCTGCAGCCGCAGGCAGAGAGGGACCCCAGATTTGTACCAGATGCAGCTTTGGTTAATTAGATCCTATCGAGTATCCAAACAGGGAGCATTCACAAAgcagaacatttattttcttgttttattcttGCGTTATAAGTAGTTTACACGTTAATTTGGGTACATTGTTGGTGCAgaaactctcacacacaccatcaaAGGCTTCAAAAACTGCATGTCACTTGAGTTTGGGTTTTAGGTAAACAGTATTCTAATAAAAAATTCTCAGAAATTTTTAGCAATTTGTTTGAAATGTAGGTGAGTTGCTTTGTGAGCCGAACAGAAAATCTCAGTACTTCAGGTTTATAGATTTGTAGATTTCTTGTGCACATGCGTACTTCAGCTTTTAACTTCAATCCTAAAGCTGAATTGTGTCTTCAGTGAAAATGGTCTGCAGCTGCCTGAATTCCTCCTCTTGTGACTTGCGGCATGATCAAACTTTGTCCGTTTGTGTCAGTTGTACAATATTAGGAAAAAGAGATTGTTGAAACCCAGTCATTAATGGAGCTATACTTATAAGGTaatgcatttgtgtttctccagTCAACGTCGTGTCCGAGTCTTTGGAGGAGTCTGCAGCAGCGTACACCAAAGCAACAGCCAAGAAGTGCATCTTAGAGAAAGTTGATGTTAAAACTGGAGAAGAATCTGAAAGCAATGTTTTACAGGTAAAAGCAAAGCTGCCTCTATAATAGCCACAGCCAGAAAAGCATGGCCAGAGAAGTAAATCTTTTACCGTCACACTCCTGGTTCAGATGCAGTGCAAGTTATATGTGTTTGAGAAGACAACTCAGTCGTGGATCGAAAGAGGTCGAGGGTTGCTGAGGCTTAATGACATGGCATCAACAGATGATGGCACGCTACAGTCCCGTCTAGGTAAACCCACAAACATTATTTCTGTTTGTCCATGTTTGAACATTCTATTTTTGATAATTAAGTGAATGCATCCAAAAGAAGTGGAGTAAATGTTGGCGATGAAGTCAagggtctgttgctgtttttgtaaTACGTTGAACGAACACAAGGGGGAGCCATTTCACCTCCTTAGTGCCATGCAACACTTGCTGTCTGTAGTTcattgctgtttgtgtttctttttaaaccttttccaGTAATGAGGACCCAGGGCAGCCTCCGGTTGATCCTCAACACTAAACTTTGGCCCCAAATGCAGGTGGACAAGGCCAGCGAGAAGGGAGTACGAATCACTGCCATGGACACAGAGGACCAGGGGGTCAAGGTCTTCTTAATATCAGTACGTATCACCAATGGTCGCAAATCAGGGTAACTCAAAATAAAAGGGTTGTAATACTGTAAGATACAATTATCTAATGCTTTAGTTAGGTAGAGCATGTACTATGGTACTAGTACTACTTAAATAAAGATTGCAGTAATAGATGCAATGTTATTTTACCATTATTCTACACAGCAATCTTCATCATATACAAATCTGTTGCCGTTTAGtaaattacatttattattaGTCTGTCTAGCAGTTCTTCGGTCCATTAAATTTATAGCTAGATGTAATATCTCATCCCTCGCTCTGTTGATGTCTATGTGGAGTTGACATCGGCACCCTGGGGACTGAGTGATCTCCCTCCGTCTGTGTGTTCAGGGTAGCTCGAAAGATATAGGTCAGTTGGCTGCTGCATTACATCACCGAATCCTAGCCCTGAAGAGCAGGGCAGAGCAGGAGCCAGAGACTCAACCAACAACTATCCCAGACGCTGAGGTACCCAGGTCCAATGAGGATgacagtgatgaggaagaaaacgcctctgctgcagcttcagccgcTACTCCTGCTACAAGTCAGTGATTGATTTTATCCACTTGTGTGTCTTTAGTATTTTAATGCCTACACATTATTATTTGTGGCCATCAGCCAGAATGTTGGCAGAATAAAATGgtgatccagtgatgttttctATCAAACATCAGGCTGAAGTTCAGGCCAGCCTTTCTTTATTCATTCTGTGTCATCTTTGTAAGACTATTGCAAGATCACAGAGAAATTTAGCCTTTGAATTTTCCCCTTGATCCCCTGATTGAACATAACATGTAACAGACCTAACACTTCACATGTAAGTAACATAACTTCTGCATTGCCAGGCAGTCCACATGGAATATATTACCTTCATCTCAGATCCTTTTGAATCTGGACCAATATTAATTTTATTCTGCGCTTTCAGCATATGGCCACAGTCTGcgattctgtgtttgtttgaaatcGTCCCTGTTTCACTCCTGATTGGCACATTATATCGTGTTTGTGGTTTCTTTTGGCTTCCCAGTAGCAGCACTTACACATTCAGTTCACTTTCCAACCAAACCCACTGTCATGTTTTTTGTGTAGGTAATTCAGAGGGAGCAGAGAACCAAGCTGCTGGAAGCACATAGCGTCACTGTTGGACAGCCTGCTAATGCTGTAGGCATCTCCATGGACACCCTTTGACCAATATGGGTCATCCTGACCAGTACTTTTGGATATTAGAATCTAGCTCCAGGAATTAATCCTTTGTGCCGGAGTGTCTCACCCAACTCGTGCAGTTCATTTTCTCTGCATTCAACGTAATATCTGGAGTCGTTTCTTCCTACCcttcctgttttgtgttttatttttgttttcttctcccgATAGCAA from Takifugu flavidus isolate HTHZ2018 chromosome 15, ASM371156v2, whole genome shotgun sequence includes:
- the ranbp3b gene encoding ran-binding protein 3b isoform X4; protein product: MADLANEDKPAIAPPVFVFQKDKAQKRSADGSSPEDGEDSDKDEGSYCPPVKRERTSSFPPPHSVPKNNVFMPSSFCQSPTGNSDSEPEEKPVGFRLKPPTLIHGQAPSSGIPSQKPKEQQRSVLRPAVLQAPPLKLHLETNSSCGTNGVKKSSDEMAGSQSLFMNNTEHSTFSANSLTHKNEDDESSGNQEERGEKTDVAVSFVFGQNIKDRAKVEENNTEDKSKDNVPLDSQSECTNYFLQYISTPSSKNATNSTDSGAKFVFGQNMSERVLSPPKAESQSEENKEVLPAPASEPSSQEATPEKVNVVSESLEESAAAYTKATAKKCILEKVDVKTGEESESNVLQMQCKLYVFEKTTQSWIERGRGLLRLNDMASTDDGTLQSRLVMRTQGSLRLILNTKLWPQMQVDKASEKGVRITAMDTEDQGVKVFLISGSSKDIGQLAAALHHRILALKSRAEQEPETQPTTIPDAEVPRSNEDDSDEEENASAAASAATPATSNSEGAENQAAGST
- the ranbp3b gene encoding ran-binding protein 3b isoform X1, encoding MADLANEDKPAIAPPVFVFQKDKAQKRSADGSSPEDGEDSDKDEGSYCPPVKRERTSSFPPPHSVPKNNVFMPSSFCQSPTGNSDSEPEEKPVGFRLKPPTLIHGQAPSSGIPSQKPKEQQRSVLRPAVLQAPPLKLHLETNSSCGTNGVKKSSDEMAGSQSLFMNNTEHSTFSANSLTHKNEDDESSGNQEERGEKTDVAVSFVFGQNIKDRAKVEENNTEDKSKDNVPLDSQSECTNYFLQYISTPSSKNATNSTDSGAKFVFGQNMSERVLSPPKAESQSEENKEVLPAPASEPSSQEATPEKGNRTEAVNVVSESLEESAAAYTKATAKKCILEKVDVKTGEESESNVLQMQCKLYVFEKTTQSWIERGRGLLRLNDMASTDDGTLQSRLVMRTQGSLRLILNTKLWPQMQVDKASEKGVRITAMDTEDQGVKVFLISGSSKDIGQLAAALHHRILALKSRAEQEPETQPTTIPDAEVPRSNEDDSDEEENASAAASAATPATSNSEGAENQAAGST
- the ranbp3b gene encoding ran-binding protein 3b isoform X3; the encoded protein is MTDKPAIAPPVFVFQKDKAQKRSADGSSPEDGEDSDKDEGSYCPPVKRERTSSFPPPHSVPKNNVFMPSSFCQSPTGNSDSEPEEKPVGFRLKPPTLIHGQAPSSGIPSQKPKEQQRSVLRPAVLQAPPLKLHLETNSSCGTNGVKKSSDEMAGSQSLFMNNTEHSTFSANSLTHKNEDDESSGNQEERGEKTDVAVSFVFGQNIKDRAKVEENNTEDKSKDNVPLDSQSECTNYFLQYISTPSSKNATNSTDSGAKFVFGQNMSERVLSPPKAESQSEENKEVLPAPASEPSSQEATPEKGNRTEAVNVVSESLEESAAAYTKATAKKCILEKVDVKTGEESESNVLQMQCKLYVFEKTTQSWIERGRGLLRLNDMASTDDGTLQSRLVMRTQGSLRLILNTKLWPQMQVDKASEKGVRITAMDTEDQGVKVFLISGSSKDIGQLAAALHHRILALKSRAEQEPETQPTTIPDAEVPRSNEDDSDEEENASAAASAATPATSNSEGAENQAAGST
- the ranbp3b gene encoding ran-binding protein 3b isoform X2, with the translated sequence MTSPRLLLTDKPAIAPPVFVFQKDKAQKRSADGSSPEDGEDSDKDEGSYCPPVKRERTSSFPPPHSVPKNNVFMPSSFCQSPTGNSDSEPEEKPVGFRLKPPTLIHGQAPSSGIPSQKPKEQQRSVLRPAVLQAPPLKLHLETNSSCGTNGVKKSSDEMAGSQSLFMNNTEHSTFSANSLTHKNEDDESSGNQEERGEKTDVAVSFVFGQNIKDRAKVEENNTEDKSKDNVPLDSQSECTNYFLQYISTPSSKNATNSTDSGAKFVFGQNMSERVLSPPKAESQSEENKEVLPAPASEPSSQEATPEKVNVVSESLEESAAAYTKATAKKCILEKVDVKTGEESESNVLQMQCKLYVFEKTTQSWIERGRGLLRLNDMASTDDGTLQSRLVMRTQGSLRLILNTKLWPQMQVDKASEKGVRITAMDTEDQGVKVFLISGSSKDIGQLAAALHHRILALKSRAEQEPETQPTTIPDAEVPRSNEDDSDEEENASAAASAATPATSNSEGAENQAAGST